The proteins below come from a single Gemmatimonadota bacterium genomic window:
- a CDS encoding protein kinase has protein sequence MGSTYELQRELGTGGMARVYLARDIKHDRLVAIKVMLPDLAASVGAERFVREIRLAARLTHPHILPLLDSGEAGGMPYYVMPYVDGEDVRTRLDRNTRLGVGEAVQIAREVADALHYAHAADVLHRDIKPENVLMLAGHAVVLDFGVARAISASVNTGDVNSTTSGLAVGTPMYMSPEQAAGETSLDGRSDEYSLAVMLFEMLTGTPPFAGNTAQAVIAKRFFETPVRVDTIRSDVPLHVARAIEKALSRDPADRFPTAGAFAEQLAGQSGEWAAAPRPPEKPSIAVMPFANLGGEPENVYLADGITDEVISALSRLRTLQVAARTSSYAFRGKSDDIAAIGARLKVTSILEGSVQRAATRIRVKARLVSVSTGFPSWSEQFDRELTDVFAIQDEISGAICRTLESTLVGAVPAALTNAAATDVETYELYLKGRFFWNKRTEHHLIHATELLDAATVRDPLYAPAFAGLADAYAVLGIYGAKPPRDVMPLARLTAQRALAIDPSLAEAHATLGLVAAAYDRDRSAAEGAFHRALTLAPTYAPALQWRAVTHHVPHGRFDDAIADIEKARALDPLSLAINATAGVVLALAGRLDEAIARHTETLAMEPAFAMGHFFLAQSQLYAKRPAEAAISIARAIELSGGTPEMWALQALIAATRGAWADVGALRDRLTALRNERYVAASLLARVQLASGQPDAAMEWLNRAVDEHDPELIYLRVRSEYDALRQDPAFSQLATLVLG, from the coding sequence ATCGGCTCGACCTACGAACTCCAGCGCGAACTTGGCACTGGGGGAATGGCGCGCGTGTATCTGGCGCGGGACATCAAGCACGACCGGCTCGTCGCGATCAAGGTGATGCTCCCCGACCTTGCTGCCAGTGTGGGAGCAGAGCGGTTTGTGCGAGAAATCCGACTCGCCGCGCGACTGACGCATCCGCACATCCTCCCGTTGCTCGACTCCGGCGAGGCCGGCGGCATGCCGTACTATGTTATGCCGTATGTGGATGGTGAGGACGTGCGCACGCGCCTTGATCGCAATACACGACTGGGCGTCGGCGAGGCGGTGCAGATCGCACGTGAAGTCGCCGACGCGCTGCATTATGCGCACGCCGCCGACGTGCTCCACCGCGACATCAAACCGGAAAACGTGTTGATGCTCGCCGGCCACGCGGTGGTGCTCGATTTTGGCGTCGCGCGCGCAATCTCCGCATCGGTAAACACCGGCGACGTGAATAGCACGACCTCGGGACTGGCCGTCGGTACACCGATGTACATGAGCCCCGAACAGGCCGCCGGTGAAACGTCCTTGGACGGTCGGAGCGATGAGTACAGCTTGGCCGTGATGCTCTTTGAGATGTTGACCGGCACACCGCCGTTCGCGGGCAACACCGCGCAGGCGGTGATTGCCAAGCGATTCTTCGAGACACCCGTTCGGGTTGATACCATCCGGTCCGACGTACCGCTGCATGTGGCGCGAGCCATCGAGAAGGCGCTCTCGCGCGATCCGGCTGATCGATTCCCAACGGCGGGAGCGTTCGCCGAGCAGCTTGCCGGACAGTCGGGAGAATGGGCAGCGGCACCACGCCCTCCAGAAAAGCCCTCGATTGCCGTCATGCCCTTTGCGAACCTCGGCGGAGAGCCCGAGAACGTCTATCTCGCCGACGGCATCACGGATGAAGTCATCAGTGCGCTGAGCCGCCTGCGCACCCTGCAAGTGGCGGCGCGCACTTCGAGTTACGCGTTTCGCGGCAAGTCGGACGACATTGCGGCCATCGGGGCACGACTCAAGGTCACGAGCATTCTCGAAGGCAGCGTCCAGCGCGCCGCCACTCGGATTCGCGTGAAGGCGAGGCTCGTGAGCGTCTCGACTGGCTTTCCCTCCTGGAGCGAACAGTTCGATCGTGAACTCACCGATGTGTTCGCCATTCAAGATGAAATCAGCGGGGCGATCTGCCGGACCCTTGAATCCACGCTGGTGGGTGCCGTTCCTGCGGCGCTGACGAACGCGGCCGCGACCGATGTAGAGACCTACGAGTTGTATCTCAAGGGGCGCTTCTTCTGGAACAAGCGCACCGAACACCACCTCATCCACGCCACCGAACTGCTAGACGCGGCCACCGTTCGCGATCCACTCTACGCACCGGCCTTTGCGGGACTCGCCGACGCCTACGCGGTGCTTGGCATTTACGGCGCCAAGCCGCCGCGCGACGTGATGCCGCTCGCCCGCCTGACGGCGCAACGCGCGCTGGCGATCGACCCGTCTCTTGCCGAAGCGCATGCCACACTCGGGCTCGTCGCCGCCGCGTACGATCGCGACCGCTCTGCCGCTGAAGGGGCTTTTCATCGCGCGCTGACCCTCGCGCCGACGTATGCGCCCGCACTCCAGTGGCGCGCCGTCACGCACCATGTTCCGCACGGTCGGTTCGACGACGCCATAGCCGATATCGAAAAAGCGCGCGCGCTTGACCCGCTCTCGCTGGCCATTAATGCCACCGCCGGCGTTGTGCTCGCACTCGCCGGGCGTCTCGACGAAGCGATCGCGCGCCACACCGAAACGCTCGCCATGGAGCCGGCGTTTGCGATGGGGCACTTTTTTCTCGCGCAGTCGCAACTGTATGCCAAGCGACCGGCGGAGGCCGCAATCAGCATTGCGCGTGCCATCGAACTTTCTGGCGGCACGCCGGAAATGTGGGCACTGCAAGCGCTGATTGCCGCAACGCGTGGCGCGTGGGCAGATGTGGGAGCGCTCCGCGATCGCCTGACCGCACTGCGCAACGAGCGATACGTGGCCGCCTCATTGCTCGCGCGGGTGCAGCTGGCGAGCGGACAGCCCGACGCGGCGATGGAATGGCTCAACCGCGCCGTGGACGAACACGATCCTGAACTTATTTATCTGCGGGTGCGCAGCGAGTACGACGCCCTGCGCCAAGATCCGGCCTTCAGCCAGTTGGCGACGCTCGTCTTAGGCTGA
- a CDS encoding ester cyclase, giving the protein MTDLASAAFTASSPAKALIAAFLHDVWDNGNADAVDTYLAESYTIHHDPGDGWHGQTLTRDGFKHRLVTSRAPFPDQKFSVDMMLEEGNRIAVTWRWSGTFLADLPGFPATGKPVHTSGITIYSVDGDRLTGHWQVTDRLSVFQQLR; this is encoded by the coding sequence GTGACCGACCTCGCCTCCGCCGCTTTCACTGCGTCGTCACCGGCAAAGGCGCTGATTGCTGCATTCCTGCATGACGTGTGGGACAACGGCAACGCGGACGCCGTCGATACGTATCTCGCCGAGTCGTACACCATCCACCACGATCCCGGTGATGGTTGGCACGGACAGACGCTGACGCGCGATGGGTTCAAGCACCGACTCGTGACGAGTCGCGCGCCCTTTCCCGATCAGAAGTTCAGCGTCGACATGATGCTCGAAGAAGGAAACCGCATCGCCGTGACCTGGCGTTGGTCGGGCACCTTTCTCGCCGACCTCCCAGGTTTTCCTGCCACCGGGAAGCCCGTACACACGTCGGGAATCACCATCTATTCCGTAGACGGTGATCGGCTCACGGGACATTGGCAGGTCACCGACCGGCTGAGCGTCTTTCAGCAACTTCGGTAG
- a CDS encoding amino acid permease: MTAPSRKLGVWMATALVIGNILAAGILMLPGSLAPYGWNAVAGWLITMFGALCLAWVFAELARRLPDAGGANGFMRLGLGEGAAFLGSWGYLVSCWPTIAAIAITGVSYLTRLVPAVDTIPGGATAIALALITLLTWVNLRGLRTGGSVQLVTTIVKLLPFAAAIGLAFWRLFSTGGRVLAPITPGAFTFAGATSVASLTLYAMLGVECATVPSDAVENAERNVPRATIIGTVVSAVASIIATCAVVLMLPVDQVVKSNAPIADFIAVSWGTVAGDFVALCAVVSCFGAVNGWILISGQMAAVMADAGTLPPWFGKRNANGIPAQSVVLSGVIGALLTLLAATKAGVAAFNFVALLATAPNLVMYLLCSIVAFKFMSNGRLPRTAGLTVASVGAALFSIWAFYGSGWEALAWGAALTAAGWPIYRLTRRRLQTQA; the protein is encoded by the coding sequence ATGACGGCACCTTCTCGGAAACTCGGTGTGTGGATGGCCACCGCGCTGGTGATCGGTAACATTTTGGCGGCTGGGATTCTGATGTTGCCGGGTTCTCTGGCACCGTACGGCTGGAATGCCGTCGCCGGCTGGCTGATCACCATGTTCGGTGCGCTCTGCCTCGCCTGGGTGTTCGCCGAGCTGGCGCGCCGCTTGCCGGACGCCGGGGGCGCCAATGGGTTTATGCGCCTCGGCCTCGGTGAGGGAGCCGCCTTTTTGGGATCGTGGGGGTATCTCGTCTCGTGCTGGCCAACGATCGCGGCCATCGCCATTACCGGTGTGAGCTACCTGACACGCCTCGTCCCAGCCGTCGATACCATCCCCGGTGGGGCGACGGCAATCGCCCTCGCGCTCATTACACTCCTCACGTGGGTGAATCTGCGCGGCCTGCGCACGGGTGGCAGCGTGCAGCTCGTTACCACGATTGTGAAACTCCTCCCCTTTGCTGCCGCCATCGGACTCGCCTTCTGGCGGCTCTTCAGCACGGGCGGTCGTGTGCTGGCGCCCATCACACCGGGTGCCTTTACGTTCGCCGGCGCCACCTCGGTGGCGTCCCTCACGCTCTACGCGATGCTCGGCGTGGAGTGCGCGACGGTGCCGAGTGATGCGGTAGAAAACGCGGAACGCAACGTGCCGCGGGCGACGATCATCGGTACGGTAGTGAGCGCGGTAGCGAGCATCATTGCCACCTGCGCCGTCGTCTTGATGCTGCCGGTGGATCAGGTGGTCAAGTCGAACGCGCCGATCGCCGATTTTATTGCCGTGAGCTGGGGCACTGTGGCGGGTGACTTTGTGGCGCTCTGTGCCGTGGTGAGTTGCTTTGGCGCCGTAAACGGGTGGATCCTGATTTCAGGTCAGATGGCCGCGGTGATGGCAGACGCGGGCACTCTTCCGCCCTGGTTCGGCAAACGCAATGCCAACGGCATTCCGGCACAGTCAGTTGTTCTCTCGGGCGTCATTGGCGCCTTGCTCACGCTCTTGGCAGCGACCAAGGCCGGTGTGGCCGCGTTCAACTTTGTGGCGCTGCTCGCGACCGCTCCAAACTTGGTGATGTACCTGTTGTGCTCGATCGTGGCGTTCAAGTTCATGTCGAATGGCCGCCTGCCGCGTACAGCTGGACTCACCGTCGCCTCAGTGGGCGCGGCGCTCTTTTCGATATGGGCGTTCTATGGCTCCGGCTGGGAGGCACTCGCGTGGGGTGCGGCGCTCACGGCGGCGGGATGGCCTATCTATCGGCTGACGCGTCGGCGGTTACAGACGCAAGCCTGA
- a CDS encoding DUF2239 family protein, translating to MPSSQSQPYALFGGFRRLASGTLAEIAVAYRAAVDANADGPLLIFNNQTGRSIDVDTRGTDAEITARYSPPAEPPRGRGRPKLGVVPREVTLLPRHWEWLSTQQGGASVTLRKLVEEARRAGGEKDRRRHAHEAAYHFMLAMAGDLPGFEEATRALFAGDHARFGELIREWPHDVRTHATHLAFSHSAQETA from the coding sequence ATGCCTAGTTCCCAGTCCCAGCCCTACGCGCTTTTTGGCGGATTTCGACGCCTCGCCTCCGGCACGTTGGCGGAGATCGCCGTCGCGTACCGTGCTGCCGTCGATGCAAACGCAGACGGCCCGCTCCTCATCTTCAACAACCAAACGGGCCGCTCGATTGATGTGGACACCCGCGGCACCGACGCTGAGATCACGGCGCGCTACTCGCCGCCCGCCGAACCGCCGCGCGGACGGGGACGTCCCAAACTTGGCGTGGTGCCGCGCGAGGTCACGTTGTTGCCGCGTCACTGGGAATGGCTCAGCACCCAACAAGGGGGCGCGTCCGTCACACTGCGCAAACTCGTAGAGGAGGCGCGTCGTGCGGGTGGCGAAAAAGATCGGCGGCGGCACGCACATGAAGCGGCATACCACTTCATGCTGGCGATGGCCGGCGATCTCCCCGGATTCGAAGAGGCAACCCGCGCACTCTTCGCCGGCGATCATGCACGGTTCGGAGAGCTGATCCGGGAGTGGCCGCACGACGTGCGCACCCACGCGACGCACCTCGCCTTTAGTCACTCCGCACAGGAGACCGCGTGA
- a CDS encoding dimethylargininase: MPILAFTRAVSSRIAQCELTHLAREPIDVERARAQHAAYEHLLTDLGCSVQRVAGAEEQADAVFIEDTAVVLPTIAVMTRPGAQSRRAEVDAVAAALAAYRPLAFINAPGTLDGGDVLRAGRTLFVGRSTRTNDAGIAQLAAFAAPQGFTVRQIDVGGALHLKSAVTEVNANTLLVNPAWVDVRQFGDWQILEVDPDEPAAANVLRIGNALVHGAAYPRTRARLEAAGYRVHAVDVSELAKAEGAVTCCSVLVEL; encoded by the coding sequence GTGCCCATCCTCGCGTTCACCAGAGCCGTCAGTTCACGGATCGCCCAGTGCGAGCTCACGCATCTCGCCCGTGAACCGATCGATGTAGAACGTGCGCGCGCGCAGCACGCCGCGTATGAACATTTGCTCACGGACTTGGGCTGTAGCGTGCAACGCGTGGCGGGCGCCGAGGAACAGGCCGACGCGGTGTTCATTGAAGACACCGCCGTGGTGCTGCCAACGATTGCCGTGATGACACGGCCTGGGGCGCAATCGCGCCGCGCCGAGGTCGATGCCGTGGCCGCGGCACTCGCGGCGTATCGGCCCCTCGCGTTTATCAACGCGCCCGGCACGCTCGATGGCGGGGATGTGCTTCGCGCGGGGCGGACGCTGTTTGTTGGACGCAGCACACGTACGAACGATGCCGGCATCGCCCAGCTGGCGGCCTTTGCCGCTCCACAGGGATTCACGGTCCGTCAGATTGACGTTGGCGGTGCGTTGCATTTGAAATCCGCAGTCACCGAGGTGAACGCCAACACGCTTTTGGTGAATCCCGCGTGGGTGGACGTGCGGCAGTTCGGCGACTGGCAGATTCTCGAAGTGGATCCCGACGAGCCGGCCGCCGCCAACGTGTTGCGAATCGGCAATGCGCTCGTGCACGGCGCCGCATATCCGCGCACCCGCGCACGACTTGAGGCGGCGGGGTATCGCGTGCACGCTGTGGATGTGTCCGAGCTCGCCAAGGCTGAGGGTGCGGTGACCTGCTGTAGCGTGTTGGTCGAGCTGTAA
- a CDS encoding glycosyl hydrolase has translation MSRLTRAIVPTVIAVACVTFTAAWTGDRAEARSLPVRAAATIDTAILKGYRWRNIGPDRGGRSIAVSGAKGRPKEAYFGAVGGGLWKTTDAGENWAPVTDGQITSASVGAIAVSESNPDIVYIGMGESCIRGNIMAGDGVYKSVDAGKTWAHIGFEKSEVISKIRIHPTNPEIVFVAAFGKYSVPNEERGVYKSTDGGKTFRKVLYRDDKTAAIDITIDRNNPNVMYAAMWEAYRKEYTMSSGGPGSGLFKSTDGGETWTEITRAKGLPADGLVGRIGVDVSGANSNRVYALVENDKGGLFKSDDAGATWSLVNDNRNIRQRAFYYTHVYADPKNADVVYMQNTSMFRSADAGKTLGNAGNGTHGDFHALWIDPDDATHLVVGNDGGGAVSTTTGAKWTDEDFPTEQFYHVITTKHIPYHVCGSQQDNSTLCTPFNWNAAAFGFTARGGRGGGGRGGRGGAPGDITAGGMAVSYTAGGGEPGYIATDPLDPDLFYSGTNNGGYLDKFNRRLGTNREVTPYPWMYSGEPSSAIRERWQWTYPIIFSPVNPNVLFTSSQRLWRTNDRGNTWTAISGDLTRHDPKTMGHSGGPITGDMNGPEVYAVIFAVGPSKKDVNVIWTGSDDGLVNVTKDGGKTWTNVTPKDLPEFSRVTQIDASAFDAGTAYFSAKRPLLDDKSPYIYKTTDYGKTWTKIINGLRADAFVHAVREDPNRKGLLYAATQHGVYIAYDDGKTWEPFMLNMPDVPVSDLVVEANELVISTHGRGFWVLDNVAPLRQVKPEVTAGDAYLFAPPVVIRSGPSATLSWYLKKPAVRLKLEVLDSAGALVRKYEPDTAVAPAAGRGRGAGAAADSAPAGGGGGRFGGAPALPNAAGLNRYSWDLRGTPATVFPGMILWGASTNGPQVPPGRYTLRLTADGKQLTQPMIVKRNPLITDVSDADMRAQYVMASKIRDKVSEANQAVVDIRNVKGQVTDRLKKSPDVKLKETGDKLTAGAGEVEQDVYQVKNQSGQDPLNFPIRINNRLASLLSMVERGDGRPNNNVNEILGILSVELKKYTTNLDKVWKTDLNAFNNELKRLGLPTVDPKCAKAEGCTFVP, from the coding sequence ATGTCACGCTTAACACGCGCCATTGTCCCGACCGTTATTGCGGTCGCGTGCGTCACTTTCACCGCCGCCTGGACCGGCGACCGCGCCGAGGCGCGATCCCTGCCGGTGCGCGCAGCCGCGACCATCGATACGGCCATTCTCAAAGGCTATCGTTGGCGCAACATTGGCCCCGACCGCGGCGGCCGTTCGATTGCCGTGAGCGGCGCGAAGGGACGCCCCAAAGAGGCGTACTTTGGCGCGGTCGGCGGCGGACTCTGGAAAACCACCGATGCTGGTGAAAACTGGGCGCCGGTAACCGACGGGCAGATCACCAGCGCGTCGGTGGGTGCAATCGCGGTGAGCGAGTCGAATCCCGACATCGTCTACATCGGGATGGGCGAGAGCTGCATCCGCGGCAACATCATGGCGGGCGACGGTGTCTACAAGAGCGTCGATGCCGGCAAAACGTGGGCGCATATCGGATTCGAAAAATCCGAAGTCATTTCCAAGATTCGCATCCATCCCACGAATCCTGAGATTGTGTTCGTCGCTGCGTTTGGCAAATACAGCGTGCCAAACGAAGAGCGCGGCGTGTACAAGAGCACCGACGGCGGCAAGACCTTCCGTAAGGTGCTGTATCGCGACGACAAAACGGCGGCGATCGATATCACCATTGATCGCAACAACCCGAACGTGATGTACGCCGCCATGTGGGAGGCCTACCGCAAAGAATACACGATGTCGAGCGGCGGCCCCGGCAGCGGTTTGTTCAAGAGCACCGACGGCGGCGAAACGTGGACGGAAATCACGCGCGCCAAGGGACTTCCGGCCGACGGGCTGGTGGGGCGTATTGGCGTGGACGTGTCGGGCGCCAACTCGAACCGCGTCTACGCGCTGGTTGAGAACGACAAGGGTGGCCTCTTCAAGAGCGACGATGCCGGCGCCACTTGGTCGCTGGTGAACGACAACCGTAACATTCGTCAGCGCGCTTTCTATTACACGCACGTCTACGCCGATCCCAAGAACGCGGACGTTGTGTACATGCAGAACACCTCCATGTTCCGCTCCGCTGATGCTGGCAAAACGCTCGGCAATGCCGGCAACGGCACGCACGGCGATTTCCACGCGCTCTGGATTGACCCCGACGACGCGACGCATCTCGTGGTGGGCAACGACGGCGGCGGTGCGGTGAGCACTACGACGGGCGCCAAGTGGACTGATGAAGATTTCCCGACCGAACAGTTCTATCATGTCATTACGACCAAGCACATTCCGTATCACGTGTGCGGGTCGCAGCAGGACAACTCCACGCTCTGCACGCCGTTCAATTGGAATGCGGCGGCCTTTGGCTTTACCGCGCGCGGCGGGCGTGGCGGCGGTGGACGCGGTGGTCGCGGTGGCGCTCCAGGCGATATCACCGCCGGCGGCATGGCCGTGAGCTACACCGCGGGCGGCGGCGAACCTGGCTACATCGCCACCGACCCGCTCGACCCTGACCTCTTCTACTCCGGCACGAACAACGGCGGCTACCTCGACAAGTTCAACCGTCGACTCGGCACCAATCGCGAAGTCACGCCGTATCCGTGGATGTATTCGGGAGAGCCGAGCAGTGCGATCCGCGAGCGTTGGCAGTGGACGTATCCGATCATCTTCTCGCCGGTGAACCCGAACGTGCTGTTCACGTCGAGTCAGCGGCTCTGGCGCACCAACGACCGCGGCAACACCTGGACCGCGATCAGCGGCGATCTCACGCGCCACGATCCCAAGACGATGGGACACAGCGGTGGCCCGATCACCGGCGATATGAACGGCCCCGAAGTGTACGCCGTGATCTTTGCCGTTGGCCCGAGCAAGAAAGATGTGAATGTCATCTGGACCGGCTCTGATGATGGTTTGGTGAACGTGACGAAGGACGGCGGAAAAACGTGGACCAACGTCACGCCCAAGGATTTGCCAGAGTTCAGTCGCGTCACGCAAATCGACGCCTCGGCGTTCGACGCCGGCACCGCGTACTTCTCGGCGAAGCGCCCGCTCCTCGATGATAAATCGCCGTACATCTACAAGACCACCGATTACGGCAAGACGTGGACGAAGATCATCAACGGTCTGCGCGCCGATGCCTTTGTGCACGCCGTGCGCGAAGATCCTAATCGCAAGGGATTGCTCTACGCGGCCACGCAACACGGGGTGTACATCGCGTACGATGACGGCAAGACGTGGGAACCGTTCATGCTCAACATGCCGGACGTGCCGGTGAGTGATCTCGTTGTTGAGGCGAATGAGTTGGTGATCTCGACGCACGGGCGCGGATTCTGGGTGCTCGACAACGTGGCACCGTTGCGTCAGGTAAAGCCGGAGGTCACCGCGGGTGACGCCTATCTCTTTGCGCCGCCGGTGGTGATTCGCAGTGGCCCGAGCGCCACGTTGAGCTGGTACCTGAAGAAGCCCGCCGTGCGCTTGAAGCTCGAAGTGCTCGACAGCGCCGGCGCACTCGTGCGCAAATATGAACCCGACACGGCCGTCGCTCCGGCCGCTGGACGCGGTCGTGGTGCGGGTGCCGCTGCGGATTCGGCGCCAGCAGGTGGTGGCGGTGGTCGCTTTGGCGGCGCACCCGCACTGCCGAATGCCGCGGGACTCAATCGCTATTCGTGGGATCTGCGCGGCACACCAGCGACGGTCTTCCCGGGAATGATTCTGTGGGGCGCCAGCACCAATGGACCGCAGGTGCCGCCGGGCCGCTACACGCTGCGCCTCACCGCCGACGGCAAGCAGCTCACGCAGCCGATGATCGTCAAGCGCAATCCGTTGATCACGGATGTGAGCGACGCCGACATGCGCGCGCAGTATGTGATGGCCAGCAAGATTCGCGACAAAGTGAGCGAAGCGAATCAGGCGGTGGTGGACATTCGCAACGTGAAGGGGCAGGTCACCGATCGCCTCAAGAAATCGCCGGATGTCAAGCTCAAGGAAACCGGCGACAAGTTGACCGCAGGCGCGGGTGAAGTGGAACAAGATGTGTATCAGGTGAAGAATCAGAGCGGGCAGGATCCGCTCAACTTCCCGATTCGCATCAACAACCGTCTCGCATCACTGCTCTCGATGGTCGAGCGTGGCGACGGCCGGCCGAACAACAACGTCAATGAGATCCTCGGCATTCTCTCCGTGGAGCTCAAGAAATACACGACCAATCTCGACAAGGTGTGGAAGACCGATCTCAACGCCTTCAACAATGAGCTCAAGCGACTCGGGCTTCCGACGGTCGATCCCAAGTGCGCCAAGGCCGAAGGATGCACCTTCGTTCCGTGA
- a CDS encoding SDR family oxidoreductase: protein MSKVTVITGASSGIGAALAERLAAAGHSLVLVARREAELHAVAQRCGPLALPVVADVTIRDDVRRVVRSAIERFDHIDVWVNNAGRGITRSPSELTDEDIDDMIRINVKSVLYGTQEVLPHFKARGAGHVINVSSMLGRIPFAVFRAAYSGAKHFVNALTATFRDELKSAYPGIQVSLVSPGVVQTEFGANALHGGPDSRSLPNSQTADEVAAVIAEVIETRKADVYTRQGAREMVVKYFAAEEPGA from the coding sequence ATGTCTAAAGTCACCGTCATTACGGGGGCCAGCTCCGGGATCGGGGCCGCCCTCGCCGAACGCCTCGCCGCCGCCGGGCACTCGCTCGTGCTGGTTGCCCGCCGCGAAGCCGAACTGCACGCCGTGGCCCAGCGGTGTGGCCCCTTAGCCCTGCCCGTGGTGGCCGACGTAACCATCCGCGATGACGTCCGGCGCGTGGTCCGGAGCGCCATTGAGCGGTTCGATCACATTGACGTCTGGGTGAACAACGCCGGGCGGGGCATTACGCGGTCGCCGTCGGAACTCACCGACGAAGACATTGATGACATGATCCGTATCAACGTGAAGAGCGTGCTCTATGGCACGCAGGAAGTGCTGCCGCACTTTAAGGCGCGCGGCGCGGGGCACGTCATCAATGTGTCGTCGATGCTTGGGCGGATTCCCTTTGCCGTGTTCCGCGCGGCGTACAGTGGCGCCAAACACTTTGTGAATGCACTCACCGCCACCTTCCGCGACGAACTCAAGAGTGCGTACCCCGGCATTCAGGTATCGCTGGTGTCGCCGGGCGTGGTGCAGACAGAGTTCGGGGCCAACGCGCTGCATGGGGGGCCGGATTCACGGTCACTGCCCAATTCGCAGACCGCCGACGAAGTGGCCGCTGTGATCGCCGAGGTGATTGAGACACGAAAGGCAGATGTCTACACGCGCCAAGGTGCACGAGAGATGGTCGTGAAGTACTTCGCAGCCGAGGAGCCGGGCGCGTAG
- a CDS encoding (2Fe-2S)-binding protein, translating to MTKTISFTLNGAVRKVTIDDERMLLWVLRDDLEMSGTKYGCGKALCGSCTVLVNDQAVRACSTKATFADGKKVITIEGLATGDHLHPIQAAFVKHAGFQCGFCTPGMILGAHALLAKNPRPTREQIMEGMDRHLCRCGAHLRIVDAIEEAAAVMAGAAK from the coding sequence ATGACGAAGACCATTTCATTTACGCTGAATGGCGCTGTGCGCAAAGTCACCATTGACGACGAGCGCATGCTGCTCTGGGTGCTCCGTGACGATCTTGAAATGTCCGGAACCAAGTATGGATGCGGCAAAGCGCTCTGTGGATCGTGTACCGTACTCGTGAATGACCAAGCCGTGCGCGCGTGCTCAACCAAAGCTACGTTCGCCGACGGAAAAAAAGTCATCACCATCGAAGGGCTCGCCACCGGCGATCATCTGCATCCTATTCAAGCCGCTTTCGTAAAGCACGCGGGCTTCCAGTGCGGCTTCTGCACGCCAGGGATGATCCTCGGCGCCCACGCGCTCCTGGCGAAAAATCCGCGGCCAACGCGCGAGCAAATCATGGAGGGGATGGACAGACATCTCTGTCGCTGCGGTGCGCACCTACGCATTGTAGATGCCATCGAAGAAGCCGCCGCGGTGATGGCGGGAGCGGCCAAGTGA